One segment of Anatilimnocola aggregata DNA contains the following:
- a CDS encoding ExbD/TolR family protein: protein MAVKIKKQGNSKIAIDMTPMIDIVFQLLTFFVMTLKIATAEGDFNIRMPLAAPRAGPPDPNQLPPMKLFLKADSAGKCARVVMNDSEFSGGDRWTRLHNHVAGIVGDGSLASSAEVELVCDYNLHYEHVIEAITAVSGEMRDGQIVKLVEKIKFSPPVAQ, encoded by the coding sequence ATGGCAGTTAAAATCAAAAAGCAGGGGAACAGCAAGATCGCGATCGACATGACACCCATGATCGATATCGTGTTCCAATTGCTGACGTTCTTCGTAATGACGTTGAAGATCGCTACTGCCGAGGGCGATTTCAACATTCGCATGCCGCTGGCCGCTCCGCGCGCAGGTCCACCCGATCCTAACCAATTGCCGCCGATGAAGCTCTTCCTGAAGGCTGATTCGGCCGGCAAATGCGCCCGCGTCGTAATGAACGACTCGGAGTTCAGCGGTGGCGACCGGTGGACGCGATTGCACAATCACGTCGCCGGCATCGTTGGAGACGGCAGCTTGGCCTCCTCGGCCGAAGTTGAACTCGTTTGCGATTACAACCTGCACTACGAGCACGTAATCGAAGCGATCACTGCTGTCTCGGGCGAAATGCGCGACGGGCAAATCGTCAAACTGGTCGAGAAGATTAAGTTCTCACCGCCGGTCGCCCAGTAG
- a CDS encoding response regulator, with protein sequence MFSRFLIELNGKQRLRGMAKCAQLMPLVVDDEVMMRRLLHRALSQDGFACNLANDGNEALQMLAASKYDAVVTDLRMPNQHGHALATHLLAAQRRPVVIIHTGVMEPKLAKDLIVRGVDDILFKPTDFSVLAAKVKALVKRRSAMFREYVMPEAAEPRSTANDSTTTESTNAEDELSSTSQAEMPEVSVPLRSSEARPVDAREFGRGWSLLQRVFSWVSA encoded by the coding sequence GTGTTTTCGCGTTTCTTGATCGAATTGAATGGCAAGCAGAGGCTTCGCGGAATGGCCAAATGTGCCCAATTAATGCCGCTAGTGGTCGACGATGAGGTGATGATGCGCAGGCTATTGCATCGCGCTCTGAGCCAAGATGGCTTTGCTTGCAATCTTGCGAACGATGGCAATGAGGCCCTGCAGATGTTGGCCGCAAGCAAATACGATGCCGTGGTAACCGACTTGAGAATGCCCAATCAACACGGTCATGCGCTGGCGACCCATCTGCTTGCCGCACAACGCCGTCCTGTAGTAATTATTCATACCGGCGTAATGGAGCCCAAACTCGCTAAGGATCTGATTGTCCGAGGAGTGGACGACATTCTTTTCAAGCCAACCGATTTCTCGGTACTCGCTGCGAAAGTAAAAGCGTTGGTGAAACGGCGTTCTGCGATGTTCAGGGAATACGTGATGCCTGAAGCGGCGGAGCCTAGGTCTACGGCAAACGATTCAACAACTACGGAGTCGACAAACGCCGAAGATGAGTTGTCCTCCACATCGCAAGCCGAGATGCCTGAAGTCTCCGTGCCGCTCAGGTCCAGCGAGGCAAGACCTGTTGACGCTCGCGAGTTCGGGCGTGGGTGGTCGCTTCTCCAAAGGGTCTTTAGCTGGGTTTCGGCGTAA
- a CDS encoding ExbD/TolR family protein — translation MGFKLKRKEVEQYEIDMTPMIDMTFQLIAFFMILINFEAAEQDSRVVLPSSQLAKPPEAPFETPITIQMTKDGNPLLAAEVYADRKALIPKLKNEVYVLQTQNSSAANATIIIRAHKDCKTGDVQDLIKVCQEVGFEKFTLRANEEIGY, via the coding sequence ATGGGTTTCAAGCTAAAGCGAAAAGAAGTCGAGCAGTACGAAATCGACATGACGCCGATGATCGACATGACGTTTCAGCTGATCGCCTTCTTCATGATTCTCATCAATTTCGAAGCTGCCGAGCAGGACTCCCGCGTCGTCCTGCCGTCCAGTCAACTAGCGAAGCCCCCCGAAGCCCCCTTCGAAACGCCAATCACGATTCAAATGACCAAGGACGGCAATCCGTTGTTGGCGGCAGAAGTATATGCAGATCGCAAGGCGCTCATCCCCAAGTTGAAGAATGAGGTTTACGTTCTGCAGACTCAGAATTCGTCGGCCGCCAATGCCACGATCATCATCCGGGCACATAAAGACTGCAAAACAGGCGATGTCCAGGATCTGATCAAAGTCTGTCAGGAAGTGGGCTTTGAAAAGTTCACGCTCCGGGCAAATGAAGAAATCGGCTACTAA